A stretch of the Pseudorasbora parva isolate DD20220531a chromosome 13, ASM2467924v1, whole genome shotgun sequence genome encodes the following:
- the pierce1 gene encoding piercer of microtubule wall 2 protein → MSKSVSIDTNGIMDDHSTDEGARTKPEMLANVTFEIKTSDVYKVDKHLPERFNNPECFRGYSQKSINPMYQTTNQKYGSKKPTVHEMPTTFKGSRRKFSEHLLKSGMYRENGFNTVLDKSRLTGPNPTTAFHDRISFHNLYHTDGKSQ, encoded by the exons ATGTCTAAAAGTGTGAGCATCGACACAAACGGAATTATGGACGATCATTCGACAGATGAAGGGGCAAGGACGAAGCCCGAGATGTTAGCTAATGTTACATTTGAAATAAAGACAAGCGATGTGTACAAAGTGGACAAACACTTACCAGAACGATTTAATAATCCGGAGTGTTTCAGAGGATACAG CCAAAAAAGTATCAACCCTATGTACCAAACAACAAATCAAAAATATGGAAGCAAAAAACCAACTGTTCATGAAATGCCA ACTACCTTTAAAGGAAGTCGTCGGAAGTTTTCTGAGCATCTTCTGAAAAGTGGCATGTACAGAGAAAACGGATTCAACACTGTGCTGGACAAGAGCCGGCTCACTGGACCCAACCCAACCACCGCGTTTCATGACAGAATCAGTTTCCATAACTTATACCACACAGATGGGAAATCTCAGTAA